The sequence CTCGCGCATGCATTCGGCGATGAGCCGAATCGTGTCATCGTCCGGCTCCATTGGTGCTCAGGAGGCCTTGTCGAGGTAGCTTTCGAGCATCTCGAGAACGACGCCCTGCTTAGCCTTCGGAAGTCCGACCAGCCGCTGTGTGAGTTTTTTCACTCTTGGCGGTGGGCCGCTTTTGATCTTCTCGGGTTTGAGATCGAAGAGTTCGTCGAGGGAAACATCGAGAACCTTTGAAACCTTGAGCACGAAATCACTGGTTGGGTTCGGGCAACTGCGTTCGTAGTGGTGCACGAGGCTCCTGGAAATCTCCAGCGCATCGGCGAGTTCCTGCTGGGTCATGCCGCGTTGCTTGCGAAAATGGGAGAGTCGTTGACCGAAGAAAGGGGCTTCCTTGGTGGTGGTTCGTCCGCTTGCCATGGGCCGATTATACGGACGATTCGTCAAAATGGTCTTTTTCACGGAAATCGCTTGCATGTCTATGCCAATGTGAACTATCAAAAAATTATGCAAGTTAAGAATGCTTAAATTTTTGATAGTTTTGCCTTGACTGCCAAATACGAAAAAAGGCCAGCAGCTGAGTCGGGAAAACATAAGCCGCTGACCTTCAATCAGTAAATGAATACAAAGACATGAAAGAAGAAAACGGCCCGGAAGGGCAAGCTGAAACGACCGGACGGAAGCCCTCTCCGGTGAAACTGGTGGTAGAAATCCACCCCCTGAATCTGGAG comes from Puniceicoccus vermicola and encodes:
- a CDS encoding helix-turn-helix domain-containing protein; this encodes MKKTILTNRPYNRPMASGRTTTKEAPFFGQRLSHFRKQRGMTQQELADALEISRSLVHHYERSCPNPTSDFVLKVSKVLDVSLDELFDLKPEKIKSGPPPRVKKLTQRLVGLPKAKQGVVLEMLESYLDKAS